From the candidate division Zixibacteria bacterium HGW-Zixibacteria-1 genome, the window AAAGATGAGCTTCCGCATTATTGACTCCATATCTCTTAATTATTTCAAAAAAAAGAACTATCCCGAGAAAACCAATAAAAGGCATTATCGGAGTAAAATCAATAACTTCTCTAAGGGCTTGTAAATATGCAATTATTGAGTTAACTTTCAGTCGATGAAAAAAGCATTTTCCAAAATCCTGCAAAACTGGAAACGATTTGCGCATTTTATCGGCAGGGTTAACACCGGGATCATTTTATTTTTATTCTATTTCCTGATTTTTGTCCCTTTCGGGCTGATCCTGAAATTGTTTGGCTATGATCCGCTCAGAAAAAAGATTAAAAGCGATAGTAACTGGCAGGATGTCAAAATCGGCGAGTTCGACCCTGACCGGACCTCGCATCAAAGCTGATTATTATGAAGATCCTGGGAATATCATGTTTTTATCACGATGCGGCGGCCGCCCTGGTAATAGACGGCAATCTTACGGCGGCGGCCCAGGAAGAGCGCTTCAGCGGCATCAAGCATGATGCCGCTCTGCCGCGAAAGGCGATCGGCTTTTGCCTCGACAAAGCCGGTATAGCAATCGATAATCTCGATTACATCATTTTTTATGACAAGCCGTTCACCAAATTCGACCGGATATTGGGCGGCTATATGCAGACTGTTCCGAGGTCATACCAGGCTTTCAGGAAAGCTATCCCGGTCTGGCTTCGCGAAAAGCTGTGGCTGCCGCAAATTCTGAAAAAGGAACTGAATTATCACTGCAAGACGCTTTATATCGAGCACCACCTGTCGCATGCCGCCGGGGCTTATTTCAGTTCCCCGTTCGATCATGCCGCCATCCTGACCATCGACGGCGTCGGCGAGTGGGCGACCGCTTCGATCGGAAAAGGCTCCGGCAATAAGATCGAAATCTTCAAATCGATGAATTATCCTCACTCGGTCGGCTTGCTCTATTCCGCTTTCACCTATTTCCTCGGATTTGAAGTAAATTCGGCGGAATACAAAGTAATGGGTCTGGCGCCGTATGGGAAACCGAAATATGTCGATCTGATCAAAAACAATATTGTCGAGATTTTCGAAGACGGATCCATTCACCTGAATCTGCAATATTTCAAGTATCATTATGGTCTTGAGATGACCGGCGGCAAATTCGAGACATTGTTCGGCCGGCCGAGGCGGCGTTCGGAATCGGCCCTGACCGATTCGGACCGAGATATTGCCGCCTCGATCCAACATATTACCGAGGAAATCATTTTCAAGATGGCCGCTCATGCCATAAAATTAACCGGCGAGAATAAGCTCTGCCTTTCGGGTGGAGTGGCCCTCAATTGCGCCGCCGGTGGCAAGCTTTTGCAAAGCGAATTATTCGATGATATCTATATTCAGCCGGCTTCATCGGACAGCGGCGGCGCGGTTGGCGCGGCACTGTACGCGCATTATTCGCTTACGGACGAGATGAAAACCGACAATGGGTCTTATTTCACTTTCGGACCGGCCTATAGCGAGGAAATCGTCGAAAACTCTTTGAAGGAAATCAAGGCGCCCTATAAAAGGATTGATGAAAGCGAATTGCCGAAGTTTATCGCGGATAATCTGGCCAATGACAAAATCGTGGCCGTATTCAGTGGCCCGATGGAATTCGGGCCGCGGGCACTGGGCTTTCGGTCGATCCTGGCCGACCCCCGAAAAGCCGAGATGAAAGAGAGAATCAACCGGGCGGTGAAGTTCCGGGAGCCGTTTCGACCCTTTGCGCCGGCAGTAACTGAGGAAAAAGCTGACGAGTATTTCGAGGGCGCCCGGAGATCGCCATATATGCTTTTCAATTTCAACGTCAGGCCCGAAAAACGCGAGAGGATCCCCGCGGTCACGCATGTCGATGGTACCGCCAGAATTCAAACGGTTAATCGCAAAGATAATTGTCTGCTGTATGACATACTGGTTCAATTCGAAAGACTGACCGGCACAGCGGTTTTGCTTAACACATCCTTTAACCTGAGAGGCCACCCGATTGTGCTCTCGCCGCGGGACGCTTTCAGGACCTTTATATCCTCGGGCATCGATATTCTGGTGATGGAAAACCATATTATTATAAAAGATGAGATCAAACCTGGCCTCTTCAACGCTCTCAAAATTGCTGTCGGAAGCGACTAAAAATCGGTTGCGCCGATATTGATCGTGAGTATATTTAGTATATGGGAATTTTTCAATCCTCGAAAGATCGCCTTAAAATTTTCGGCGAGTTCTGGTATTTTCTAAAGACCTCCAAGCGGTGGTGGCTGGGACCGATTTTTGTTTTTTTGTTACTATTGTCTCTTCTGATAGTCTTTACCGAGTCTTCGGCCCTGGCACCTTTTATTTATTCACTCTTTTAGCCCATGAACCTCGACGATCCAAAAAACGGAGCGCGGCCGTTTCTATCGAAAAAAACGCAAAGAGTAGTACTTCTGATATTATCCATTCCGATATTTATAGGGTTTACCGAGCTATTATTCACGATTATTCCAATCGACAGCTATTTCCAGAATCGCTTTTTCCTGGTCAACCGGGCGCTTGATTATCCCGAGGTATTCAAGAAGGACAGTCAGCTTTTCTGGAAATTGCGCCCGGCGCAGAAAATCAGTTCACGTTTTTTCGAGGGAAAGGAATATAATATTAACTCCGCCGGGCTTCGCGGCGAAGAAATTCCCCAAAAATCAGATCTGCCGCGAATAGTCGCTATTGGTAATTCATGTACATTCGGCTGGGGAATCCCGGAAAACGAAACTTATATCAACCGGCTGGGCGCCCTGATAAACAGCGACCCATCGCTACCGAAGGTCGAGGCCATTAACGGGGCGGTCCCCGGTTACAGCTCATTTCAGGGACGAAGATTTTTTCTTTCGGACATTTTGCCGTTGAAACCGGATGTCGTAACGATCATGTTCGCCTGGAACGATCAATGGGCGGCGGCCGGAAATATTACCGATAAGGATCAGCAGATGCCGCCGGAAGCCATAATCAATGTACAAAATTTCCTCTCGCGGCTTAAAATTTACCGTCTGGCAAAAAAATTAATTTTATCCGCGGTCGAAAAACCGCTTGAGGAAAAACTCGACAGAAAGAATCCGGTCTATCGGGTGAGTATTCCTGATATCTATGACAATTTGAATGTTATTGTACAGCAATGTCGCCGGGAAGGAATCACGCCGATTTTGCTGACATCGCCGATACCATCTCTCGATAAGTATTACCCGCCGGCAAAACAATCATTGATGCATCTCTATCACCAATACTACAACCAGCAGATACATTCGCTGGCGCGTGATACAAAGACCGCCCTGATAGACCTCGCCGCCGAGTTCGACCGCTATAATGACCTGTTTGATAACGCTTCAATGGATCCGATTCATTTCAATGCCAGGGGGCATCAGGTCGCCGCCGACATGATTTTTGACTATATCAAAACCCACCCGGAAATTCTGCGCACGGCATCAGATTCGTTGACTCAGAATAATTGATTATATATATTTACTCAGCCTCGCAACAATTTTGAAAGGATTTCAGGAAATGAGGCTTATTGACGCGGTATTGAATAAACGCGCCCGGATCGGAATCGGCAGGGAGCAGATTCCCCCGAATTTGTCGGTCGCTGCGGCCGAGGAAGCTCTCAGCTTTCATGGAATTATCCCGCAGTATTACCCCACACCGCTTTTAAAACTAAGTGCGGCTTCCTCCAAAATGCAGGTTTTGGAAGTTCTTATTAAGGATGAATCCAAAAGATTCGGCTTGAATTCATTCAAGGTGCTCGGCGGGATTTATGCCATAGCGAAATATATTTATTCACGAATCGAAGATCATCCGGCCAGGCTCGATTTTGCTTACATTCAATCCGAATCTGTCCGCCGGCAACTGGGGACCATAACTTTCGCCACCGCCACCGATGGCAACCATGGGCTGGGTGTTGCCCGGACCGCGCAAATTCTGGGACATAAGGCAGTGGTGTTTATGCCGGCCGGGACGGTTCCGGCCAGAATAAGAGCGATCGAGGAAACCGGTGCCGAAGTGAAATTGACTAAGGCGAATTATGATGACACGGTGGCGCTTGCCGCGGAAACGGCCTCCAAAAAAGGGTGGGTGCTGATTCAGGATACCGCTTTTGAAGGCTACCAGAATATCCCCGAATGGATCATGCAGGGTTATCTGACTATAATCTATGAAGCTCTGGTGCAAATGAAGACCATTGGGCTTGATAAACCGACCCATATTTTTTTACAGGCTGGCGTCGGTTCGATGGCGGCGGCGGTCCTGGGATATCTGGTCTCGAAATACGGCGAATTATATCCCTATACGGCGATCGTCGAGCCGCATCATGCCGCCTGTTTTTATGATTCTTTTGTCATAGGTGACGGCGAACCATACCGGGCCAAAGGTGATTTGAAGACGATTATGGCCGGGCTGTCATGCGGTGAACCCAATCCGCTGGCCTGGGATATTATAAACGATTACGCCGATATTTGTCTGGCCTGTGATGATGCGGTGGCGGTCGAAGGCATGCGGCTTTTGGCCGACCCTTCAGGCAAAGATCCCAAAATTATTTCCGGTGAATCAGGGGCGGTAACCGCCGGTCTGTTGTGGCTGCTGACGAGGGATAATCAATATGCGGATATCCGGGACATGATGAAGATCGACACGAAGTCGGTTATCCTGCTAATCAATACCGAAGGCGCCACCGACCCGGACAATTATCGGAAGATTGTCCAGGACAACAAGTTATAATCTGATATTGTTCGGTGTCATACAAGTGAAAGGGGACAGAAAATCTTTCTGTCCCCTTAATCAGAAGCCAGTAATTGCGCTGTCAATTATTCCGCGGCGGCGATTTTGAAAGGTACTACTTTCATCTCTTTGCCGCCGGCATCGGTAATCTTGACCTCCCAGTTGCCTGTCCATGACGGCAGTATCTGTTTACTGCTCCAGGTGCGCCAGGATGAGCTGCGGACCGGAAGCTCGACATCGGCCATCTGCTCGCCGTTACGATACCAGACATGATGAATGACGGTCGTATCCATACAGCCGGTTACCTTGCACCACAGGTACACTTCGCCGACATCAGGCATAAAACTGTCGGCCATGCCGCTCGGCATCCGCTCCTCGATAGCACTGCAAACCTGAGCCTCGACCATTATGACCGGCATTTCCGCCGGTTTCACCACTTCGGCTTTCACTTCGGCCTCGGCCTTTTTTTCCACAGGCTGTGCCGGTGTCCCTTCCTGCGCCGCAACTACGGCATAAGCCGCAAAAAGAAATACGACAATTAACAGTGAAGTCAGTTTCCTCATGGTTCCTCCTCTCCCTGATTAAAACGCTCGCCCGAAATTTATGGTAAGGCGATCTTAATTCAATAATATGATTTTAATAATTATACGCAATACCGCTCGAAAGCGACATTGAAAAAATCATGACTCGAATCTTTTCAGAACCGATATAAGATGTTTTATATCCTTTTCATTATTATAAAGATGCACCGATACCCTGACGGCCCTTTCTCTCTGAACGCAGATGATTTTCTCTTTCAATAGCGTTTGGTGCACGGCTTTGACATCGGGGCAGGCAAAAGCCAGAATCGATGAGCGATGTTTCTTCTCCAGGCTCGAAACAATATGATAATAGCTGCTTGCCTTAAGATATTCAATGAGAATATCGAGCAACTGATGATTATGCGATTGAATATTTTTCACGCCGAGGGAATTGATTATCTCGAGCGCCGCCGCCATGGCATGGACATGCGCATAGGGATAAGTCCCCATCTCGAAGCGCCGGGCCGAATCGAAATAGGGCAATTCATAATGGAACAGGTCGGTGAAATTGAGCTTCCAATCGACCGACAGCCAGCTTGTGAAGGGCGTTTTCAATTGTTTTTGAAGATCTTTTCTGACATAGAAAAAGCCGGTCCCAAGAGGCGAAAGCAGCCATTTTTGGGCCCCCGATGAAAATATGTCGATCAGGCAATCATGAACGTTTAAAGTCTCGACGCCGCATCCCTGGATACCGTCCACCACGAAGTACAACCCGTTATCCTTGCAGATTTTTCCGATTTCCTTCAGGTCATTCTTGTAACCGTTGAAAAATTGCACAAAGGAAAGGGACAGCACTTTACTTTTTTTGCCGATGGCTTTTTTGAAATTGTCGATATCGAAAAAACGCCCGGAAGATTTGATAAATTTCACTTTGATACCACGTTCGCGCAGGGCCAGCCAGGGATAGACATTCGAAGGGAACTCGATATCGGAGAGAAGCACCTCATCACCCTTTTGCAGCGGCAGCCCGAAGGCGGCAACGTTCAACCCGTAACCGGTGTGGAAGCCGAAGCCGACTTCATCGGCCCGGGCGCCGATCATGTTTCCGCCCAGTTTGCGGATTTTATCGAGATCGGCAAAGGCGGCATGATCGGAGTTTTTGTCAAGGTACTGTGTCGATTGATAGTAATTATCCAATTTTTCTTTCACCGGATCGG encodes:
- a CDS encoding DUF2914 domain-containing protein, whose amino-acid sequence is MPVIMVEAQVCSAIEERMPSGMADSFMPDVGEVYLWCKVTGCMDTTVIHHVWYRNGEQMADVELPVRSSSWRTWSSKQILPSWTGNWEVKITDAGGKEMKVVPFKIAAAE
- a CDS encoding diaminopropionate ammonia-lyase, which produces MRLIDAVLNKRARIGIGREQIPPNLSVAAAEEALSFHGIIPQYYPTPLLKLSAASSKMQVLEVLIKDESKRFGLNSFKVLGGIYAIAKYIYSRIEDHPARLDFAYIQSESVRRQLGTITFATATDGNHGLGVARTAQILGHKAVVFMPAGTVPARIRAIEETGAEVKLTKANYDDTVALAAETASKKGWVLIQDTAFEGYQNIPEWIMQGYLTIIYEALVQMKTIGLDKPTHIFLQAGVGSMAAAVLGYLVSKYGELYPYTAIVEPHHAACFYDSFVIGDGEPYRAKGDLKTIMAGLSCGEPNPLAWDIINDYADICLACDDAVAVEGMRLLADPSGKDPKIISGESGAVTAGLLWLLTRDNQYADIRDMMKIDTKSVILLINTEGATDPDNYRKIVQDNKL